CGTGGAAGTCATTAACATTTTCCATCCACGGCTGGTAAGAGACCGCTAGAACGGGGGTTCCGCATGCGAGAGACTCCGCTCCAACATTCCCATAGCTTTCCCAGCCTGTAGCCACAACAGTGAGGGATGAATGAGAATACAGATTGGCCAGATCCTTTTCGGAAACTACGTTGAGGGTTTCCACAGTCCCACTCATTTGCTTCTTCTTTACTGTTCCGCCAAGATTACCTCCAAATATCTTGACTCTGTAACCATCTTCACAAAGTATTTTGGAAATATTTTCAGATCGGACGGCGCTTTCTAGGCTGTTGCCGCTGTAAATGAGGATGTCACCATTCCTGTGTTTCCTTTCTTTTAGTTTGAAAATTCCAGTATCGAGTGGGGGATATATGACAGCATCCGATTCAACGCCAAACAATAGCCAATTAAGTGATTCCGTGTATCCGCTGTTTGATATCACGTAATCCGAGGTTTTCAGATTTAACTTATGATGTTTGCTTAATTCAACCCAGTTTCTCCTTGCTGAAGGTTTCCCTGCAGTTGGGGGGATCCCTGTCTCTGCCCCGAAATAAGAAATTAATCCTCCGAA
The genomic region above belongs to Thermoplasmataceae archaeon and contains:
- a CDS encoding glycosyltransferase → MAGFGFIIEGDDIFSAGVKPHLLLGKGLLELGHRVSYFVYSGSERVLDYLSNEMKEARISGRNDGSASQFFSEVNVDYVMTDDFKDRFSLLHGLKKSIGVKTIVYSHVFGGLISYFGAETGIPPTAGKPSARRNWVELSKHHKLNLKTSDYVISNSGYTESLNWLLFGVESDAVIYPPLDTGIFKLKERKHRNGDILIYSGNSLESAVRSENISKILCEDGYRVKIFGGNLGGTVKKKQMSGTVETLNVVSEKDLANLYSHSSLTVVATGWESYGNVGAESLACGTPVLAVSYQPWMENVNDFHVAGILRRGDNLPDVARGLIQAPFRLAKDASIRISSSTSISEGTERLLNLLNE